Part of the Anopheles coluzzii chromosome 3, AcolN3, whole genome shotgun sequence genome is shown below.
agagagagagagagagagagagagagagagagagggagagagagagagagagagaaagagagagagagagagagatagagatagagagagatagagagagagagttgtaGAGAGTTAAGACGTTAAGACGTTAAGACCCAGAAATTGCGGCTTTGGAAGATTTCTTGTACTGAAGACTAATAAAAATGTTACTGTTTGTGCATTGAAAGGAATTATGGAAGCATTTATTATGTATACATCACATTGCGAACAAATTTAGCACTGTTACTAGGAATTTGGGTTTCATTTCTTATATATCCCTCAAACTACGATCAAACATCAGCAATGTCGATAAAATGGCTCAGATTTTTTGAAACGGATCGGGTTTGAGAGGAATTGGATTAGAATTAATCCTAGTATTAAACCTGGTTGTTAATCGTGCTTCGCTTTGAATTGCATGCCGTCTTCTGTGAATCGTATGCCATAACGATGAGTACCGCTAGATTGATTGAATTGTTTCCCGCTACTGCGGTGATCTCCTGGATGCGCTGGTATGATAATCTGCTTAAATGCTGCTACTTTATTCCTCTTACTTAGTActgaattttgcttcaacaGAGCGTATAGGCTCATCAGCGTGATCATTCATAGTCATCATTTAGTGTCGTTGGTAAAGGAGCTTGTGACTCCTCAGTCGATGCCAGAATGTCATGGCTTGTGTCTTTACTTTGTTTACGCCTATCTTCTACCCAGTAGCGTAATGTGGCAAGATGTTCAAAGATCGCTGGGTGCTACATCTTAGCTGTATTCAGCACTTCGTACTATACTGTAGGAGGACTATAGGAGCTTGTGGACGTGCCATTACCGTCATATTCTGGTTAACCTAAGTACGACGAAGGAGTACTGTGACGTAGTAGGAAAGCTGTTCATGAGAGGTGACTGTCTCAGCTACTAATTCCGGTCGACATCCGGAATACTGGAAGAAGGTGCACCGATCTTGGAGGTGCTTGAGGGTGCCTAACAGTTGCCTTGTTCTTTTGTCAGCTGGTGGATACGGAAGCGTGGAGAGGCATTTTGGGCTTGCTAAGTTCTCAGCTATCGCGGATCGACCTATCGCTGCTGGttggtttcttcttctttggcacaactaccgttgtcggtcaaggcctgacTGTCCCCctggtgaagtgagcttggctttcgttgacttattgttaccatattaggttagtcagtcctacgtatggaagcacggtctattcggggcttgaacccatttttgtcaagtcgtacgagttggcgactgtaccaccagaccggtccTAAATCTAGGACTATATTAATgtaacgaccatgaaaatgtgcatacattatcttaaacttatgttttatcagaaaatgtacTAAATCTTTTAagtttttatctatttttatgttttttcatgaaataaatACATGGTTATTCTCgtgcaattttaaaatgttcgggtaagacggacacctgatatgggaaagatagATACCATGAAGGGTAACATGGACACCTTTAGAAAACGTTAGAAATTGAAGAGGTGTATAgtattttaatatatttcattGATTTCTACGTCCAGGTACgtacataaaccaattctGGGCCAGTTGCAACGACGGTTCATTCAGTCGTTAAAttaggaattgtaagcgcCGCTTCTAACACCTCGAAGAATGCAgaatctaaagcattattgaaatatcgggcactaacagctgacgttgcaccagcttacagaacaacagtctaaaACTTTCCTTTAGGAAATTATTCCGCGGAAAGTCCATGACAAAAGCATGTTTGAGGGACATGTTAGTAGGTGAagccattttttccatttaagATTGAACTTTTTGATACTTGTAATACCATAGaatctctcatctattcctgaacgattTGATATAAATGCTTTCAccttttgtttattaaaattgtCCAATTAGTGACTATAGATATCAGGTTTCGTGAAGATCCTCgccagcgtcgagcgagtaatataataacgaatggctactattttgatcagtgtttcatttctcgcttatttcaatattttctctAGTTGCTGGATGGTTTATATCTTCGAAATACCCGTATTTAAGATGTTTAATGAGttctgcaaaataaaaaaaattggtgTCCTTCATTCCCTACGACatagtgtccgtctttcccgctttagtgtcaggatgtttaaaccaccagcAAGCgagattattttttgtttcattctctCTTATTTCGCCGGTTTTTTGCTAAATAATCACGACATCTCATCCATGTAATAAAATttccgaaaatataaacaatccAAGTTACATAGCTTAAGATTGGCAGTattcaaattagatccacaaggatgagcacgattgaaaatttatttatataacCAATTTTCTAtatattatgaaaaaaaatgttctcaaatgtgttgttttgcttgcagtttgaattgttgaattattcgaaaattacctttttcatgcatttataagaagtgtccatcttacccgcagtgtccgtctttacctaccttcctcTAGAGATAAGACATTTAAGATACCAACTTAATACTAatattccattttttatttcattttgtagGTTTTTCCACACTAAAATATGCAATCTTCCCGCCTTCCTTATTTCGTAACTCTTTTCATAGCAGTCGTTTTGCAATATTTACCAAATGAAAAAAGTACCTCAAAAAGACCATTGGAAAATGTATGTGACTACGACCGTAACATACTTTGTCCGGAATGCGTCTCAAGTGGCTTGGAGTGTAATAAATTTGATGATTTATTTACACTGCAGGATGATAATGTATTCAACATTATCAATAACATTTTCAATTCACACACTACTAGAATTGGTACAATTGTTCAGGAAAATAAATTAGCAGTGATGAAACATTTAAACCGTGATAACACTATCGAAAAATTGTTACAAGAATACTGTGACGCTTATTCgctgacaaaacaaaactgccgTTGGGCACAGCACGATGGAAGTGTAGATCGAGCAAAAGAATTTATTACGACATCAATCCTTGATAGTGCAAGGGTTGAAGGATGCATCTTTTGTCCAGCCACAAACAATCGGCAAAGTTTGCAACGTTTTCTAAGCTTATTCGACTCGACTGATAATGAGCTGTGGAATTTGCTTGCTGTACGCACAAATGTAGAGCCGCTGCTCATCAAACTGTTAACTGTTAATTATCACGATGAGCCGCCGTTATATGTTCCAAAActtttgcacacatttggctTCTCCATTATTGAAACCTATGAAGGAAAAACGTTGGAACATTATTACGATTTCCCGTTCGTGACTCGTATGCGCATTGCTGCTGAGCTCATCAGGGCAGCATTTAAGTTCACGGAAGGAATACACGGATTTCGGTAAGTGCAATCATTAGCCAAACTCAAACGAATTGGAATGTACGGCAGGAAATTAATGTATGTTTGGTACCAGTGTTTTTTTAACAGATATAAATCCAGATAACGTGGTAGTAAATCTTAAAAACGATAACAAGCAAGTGTACGTATCCATCGTCGATTTAGATAATGTCATTTTACTGGATAGCTGGGCGGAAGTATTTCTTACAAAAAATACGCATCACGTGCACAGTAAAATCGAATGCAACGGATGCTTTGCTTACGTCCAGGAAGATGTTTGCCGCTATCAAAATAGtgatttgaatttgtttgCCACATGTCAGGTAAGTGTAAAAGACCCTTTTACTGCCAGCTACATTTTCGCTTATTATATTAgtgaaagataaataaaaagtcAGAACAAATTGAGTGATAAATATGTAtcttatatttttataaaacaatcCCTTCTTTATTTAATTGGAATTAACGCACGTGCAGCCGGTTCAATTAGGCGttatccatcaattacgtaacgcaaaaattgtaaaatttgGACCCCCTCTCCCTCTAGTGTAACAAACTGTAATTTGGCCCCCTCTCCCCCAAATTACGTAACGTAATCTACGTAAATTGCGTAGATAGACCCCCCTGATATAGCTTAATTTATTCAACAAAATCTGTTttttaatgagtttttttactttattctGGGATAATCACAATCTTTTAAattaaccaaacaaaaaataacattatatTTTATGTAACGGAAAGTTGTCCCATGCAGCaatcaaattcaaaaagatTCTGATAATCGTACGCTCAACATCACGGTTTGCAATGTACTTGCATCACCATTAAATATtgtatcatcatcaaattgaTTATTCTATTTCACATAACAAGTGATGTTTAATAAGTTACGCATGTTCTACAAATTACGAACAAAATCGGTAATGTTAGCAAGAGTTTCGGCTGCATTTTCGATGTATTTATAAAATTACGACGATCATTGGCGAAAACAAAGTGTGGTCGTCGCAGTAACGGAATGCAACGTTCGTGATCGTGCAACGATCTTGTGTTAAGTTTTTCCGCTATGAAGTCACCAAGAAGAATTCTCATTTTAACtcatttgtttttgaaaaaaaaaaaatcataaattttattttgctttgcgTAACAAAAGTTAAACTCCTCCTCTCCTCCGTGTAACAAATCGTAACGTTTGACGAcatctctccccccccccctattaGCGTTAcataattgatggatgacgccttAGATACTTCTCATGTTTGCTAATTTTTATGTTCATGTAATTATATTCTATTTTCTATTACATTTTTCATctgtttcaattttgtttaatcATCCTTCATTTTTCTCTTTGATGTTCTCCGCCGTGGGTTTACCATACCAAAGAAGACGAATCTATtatgcaatgaaaaaaaaagattccgCTCgataaaaagattaaaaaatcataattaaaatatgttatttttttccaacACAGTACTTACattatatatttgttttatgaatATTCTTTCCCAAGTGATTACCGCAGGTAAAAGAGGCTTTAATCCCtagaaagtttgttttttcgcaAAATAGCTTTGATTCGAAAAATAGCTTTTTTATTACTGTAATTAAAACACTCACGTTGAAAGGTTTTGTCAGACTGGGCTATCGGTTGAGTGACACTGAGTGTACTGGTGGTAAAacatacgattcatttcacgatCCGACCCTGTGTCCGGTACAAGACAACCGGAAttcgattccgacccgtgggtggTGCAGTGATTTCGGTTCGATCCGAAAGAGCAGCAGATGAAAGCAAGAAAGCATAGGCGATTctgacccgttggtgcagtgCATTGGGGTTGGCCCTTGAATCTACTTTGGACTGACTCGACCCGAAAGGCTCGGCTGCACCAACGAGTCGGAATCGCGTTTGCATTCTTGAACACCTACTGAACCTACTAGCACTTTACcggtcgacccgaacgactccggtaCGCTTACGGAAGACTCTGACTCGCACCAACATATTGCGCATACCCAATGCTGCGTAAGCAACAATGAGTCCGACTAAGCGCACCCGTTGCACTCACTGATTCATATTGTCTTGCATCCGTCTCCgagtgaaatgaatcgtatgtCAAACCTCTACTAGAGTATACCACTGGACTTCTAAGATTTGTCTCGTCACTTTCCAATGTAAACACCATTAAACGTAGCGTTTTGAGTCAATATAACATCTCGCAAGCGATGAATAATGCTGTTTACTTTGGAAAATGACTCGGAAACCCCAGTATAGGTTTCTAAGTTTACTGACTGCTAAGGTAAAACTGCAGGTGTCTCCGCATTGTCACGTTACTGTTAAATGTTGTACGAATAATCTATTTTTTATgcatcattttttatttcagttACTGCtagaaaatttaaatggaCACTATGCTAAAGGATTGCTTCATTACGATCGTGATGCTGAAGCATTCCCAGTGCTTGGTGAAGCTTCAAAGATGCTACAAAATCTTCTGTCAGAGTGTGTTTACTGTCAACCACCGGATTGCCAAAACAGATCGCACATTTTGAAAGATATGCTTCACATCATAGATCAAACAATAATTCAATCGTAGCCGCTACACTGTGCTGttattttttacactttcctACATTAATGTTACATTTTCCTCTAACTTGCCGATCTGTACGTTCGTCTTCTTCCATAGCTTGTACTTTTTGTATATATTCGCGAAGTTCTTTTAGCTCACACATGGCCTTTTTTGTTAGTTGACCTTCTGGCGTCGTACGATGCTCAAATACTAACATACCTATAGCTTCCTTTAAAGCAGCTTCTGACAGTTTCAGGCGTTCCTGCAGTAAAATAAGCAATGTATACATATTTAGAAGAGAATATTGAAACATTACAATAAAAACCCGAACACCCGATCATACCAGCAGTTCAGGAGTTTTGATCTCTCCTATGTCGTGGTTGCGGCGTGATAAATCAACTAATGCTGCATGATATTCATACAAAGCAATCCCCGTTAATCTTGATACACCCGGATCCAGTACGCGTAATATTTGCAGCATCTCTTCGCATAGTTCTAGCTTGCGTTTCAAGGCTTGACGAGGTACGTTGTGTATATCATAAGACATGCACATGTTCCGTAGCTCACCAGCAaggctttgctttgcttctaGTACAAGAGAATGGTGTGGATTGAGcgtttttgaatgttttcctATTACTTTCTCCAGGTTACGACTATCAAGAGCTGAAAGTAtagaaaatatattattatattgtAATTCGCAAATAGGTCAATATCTTCTGTAGCTCATACCACAGCTGGAAATATCGTCTCTGGCCTCGCACATGATCTGATTGACATACTCCCTAGGCAGTTGATGGCCACACGTAAGACATTCCCATTTTGGTCTGGTTGGATAGCGTACGATAGGATGGTATAGCAATAAAAGCATAGAAAACCATTGAAAGTAAGCAACTACGCAGGATATTCACAATTAACTTACGTTTCTGTATGGAAAACACATAACCCATCGTCACAGGCCGTACATTTTAGTGAGCTTAAATGGGTGCCCAATTCGGTTGGATCGCTGCAGCGTGCACAATTACATATAAAGTATTTTCCTTTTCTAAGATGCGTTTGTCTTTCAAATGTGCTCTACAAAAcatggaaaacaaaagaaaaagggaTGCTTTAGTTTCTGTTGCCGATGCCCATTATCCGATCCAACTTACAAATAATACCCGAGTGTAGTTATAATATAACAATTCTCCTGCTTTGATGCCGATGGACGAATATAATCGCAGCTTAGACATTCCGTCAACGGCAATCAATGTGTTCGTTTGGCAATTGTGTGTCATGAGTGATGTTTTCGGATACAGCCCTCGAGCTAAATTATTCATCTGCACTCCCTGGCTGTCCATATTTCCGCGTATCTCGAACGTATTTACATCCAAAATGCCACATATACGCTGCAGTAGCTCTCCCGTAACTGTGAGATCGTCGATCTGTTGGAAATCCTTTTCATTCAACATCGGCTCAACCACGTACTGATTGTGGATGTGCCAAATTTCTGTATCCCTGCGACTTTCGAAATGCGATTCCATGGCCATCATCTCGTTATACTTGTCTCGATCACTACGATACAGCAGGAGACAGCGAAGTGGAGTAATGATATTGAAGTGATCGAAGAGaaaatttttgttcaattttgagGCTTGTTCATAAAAACTGCACTCCACTGGATCGTGTCGCGAACAGTCGCGGCATAGCGGCCCCTTTAAACACACTCTAGCATATACAAGAACAATAAGACGTGTGGATTTAATATTAGCTTTTCTCTCTACACACACTGTGTAGTATGCTTACCTGCATGTTCTCGACGCAGGCCCAAGGCATCCCAGGCAGCTAATATCAGCATCCCAGTAGGGTCCTACAACGATTGGATCTTCGGCCAATATAAGCTCACCTGGTTTGATATCCCGATTGGCGACCAGAAACCTACGAACGAAAATCTACCCTAGAACATAAACATTTACATgtgtgagaaaaaaagcatttacTTGCCTGCCTAACTGATCACTTTTTCGTATTTCGCATATGTCCTCAAAATTGTTCGCCATGCTTGCCCGTGAAACAAGAAATACGTATtttcacccaaaaaaaacaaaggtatGTAATGCGGTTTTTTTGCTACACGCTGCGGTAAAAAATGTTTCGTTCATATGTTTCGTTGCTGTTACTATTGCTCTACGCTTCAGGCGTAATAAGAAAACGCAACAGTAGGCCGTGATCGCGATTCACACGTGCTGCGACTGCGCATATTGTATGTTCTACAACCCAGCAGGTATTTATAGCTGACAGAAGGCACAAACATGCTATGACAAGATAGCAACCGCATTTGTCTTAACGGTCTCAATGTGACGATCTTAAAATTACctgtatttaaattaaacaaactgaTCGAATAATTTTACaagtaaatcaataaaatgcaTTGAGATGCCGAAAACAACTACAATGCAAAACTGACCATTGTACCAGAAAGTCACAAGAATTATACTTAAGTGTTAATAACCAGTGGTGGAAGGCCAAAAATCGGCTACCGGCAGGTAACAATAGCAAATTAAAGACAAATCAACGGAAATAAACGGAAATTACAATGACAGTTCCGCAAAGATCTACCCAGATACTCAAATCATCAACAAAAGTAGCATAGGTTTTCAaatatattaatttttttttattctattcaTTCTCTCTGTTTGCGTGCTAATTTGCTCAGAATTTCTCATTTGTCTTTTTATGGTTGCGCAAGTTAAGCTTCAATCGATTTTTTGtaacaataaaattaaagcAGAATACGCCTTGTTTTATCCTGTCGCGCTTGGTACTTGCAGTATGTTAAAATCGTTTAACcgtttgttgtaaaatttagtttttaaaaCGTTTATCTTCAAGGAACACGAATTTCTTAATCGGTTGAAGTAATCCGGCTTACgtaattatttaataaaatgttgtGTAATTGTGGAATTTTGGGTCtcatacttttttgtttgtttcgtttgtttatgttcattATGCGCTTACATGGTTATTTTCTATTGTTgctgtatttttgtttgttaacttCCGCCAGAGCAGATGCCCAAAACCTATTGTTTAAATCCAGGgtttatgttttgtatgtTATTTAGACATGAATAAACATAGATTACAGTTATATTGAGAGTGCTCTCCTTTCGGAACTTGCATAACAAAGCAAGAAGAAAGTAACTACAAtgcaaggaaaaaaagaacaaactttAAAATTACAACCCTGTTTACACTCGCTAATGTCATAGAATTTAGCGTTTggtttttcctatttttttaacattaaacaTGCACATTAGTTTTCTCTACGTattagttttaaaatttaagaGACATCATTTGGCAGGACACTCTTGGCAACCTTCGGTATGCGTCTATGGTTGTGGTCTAATTTCAATCAAATAGCTTCAAATCTTCGTGATTGTTAAATTTCGGTTcaataaatgaataataatgattCATACGGCAAATGGATTCGTCGCGTTTCGTAGTTTTCATAATATGTCTTCCAATTCCAAATTTCTGATCATGTCACAATAGTACACCAACcggcaatgtttttttgtttggagatATGGCATACGTACTTTTAAGTGAAATATAACAATAGCTGTGTTTATTAGGACTTTTTCCATACTATTGGatttttcctttaaaaaaaaacataaattatctCGGGTTTTTCAATTATGCATATTGTTTGCAGTTGCTAATGTTTCCAGTTTTACTTTAATTATTCAGTAAACATAATATTTGACGTGCTAAACATTGTTTCCTCAAATGATGTCATTTTCTTACAAAACTAGCATCCGATACAACAACTTTAACTAATCACCGGTTATGTTTACTCTGGTACATATTTTGTCATGAGATGTTCTTAACAAAAATGTGTGGTATAAGGTTTTAGTGCTTTTATgaatgtttacatttgaaaGGATGGATCGTATTGttgaaaacatgtttttatttttattttatttctcacATTTACATACTGTTTTACAATCAGTGGGTTGCTAAACGCATACAATGCGACTATGAATGAACGGATTATACCATTCTTGGgttgaaataaatcaattcaCAAATATTATTTCGTTATTGACTAATTTTGTTTGCGCAATCGTTTTTCACTTTCAAATTGACCAATTGTGCCACTTGTAGCGGAGTAAAGACCACGTTCATGTTTATCACACATAAATAATCATATCGCGCTATGTTTGCCGGTTACAAACTATCAAAAATAATGTGCttggtaataaaaaaaagtttattcGAACGTTACGGTAGAAACTgatacaaatacaaaatattaaatattttcggTGGGTTTTTCTCACGATGTCCCACAATTTCCCAAAATATAAACTGGGAATATTCATATTTGCAGAAATCAATATATTAATTTCAACGCACGATCGACACACTGGGagttaatttttgaaaattctaTTTCAACATTCATTGTCTTAGTGGAGTTTGCGACAAAGATAAGATGGAACTGAACTGAAATCTAGATGATAGtcacgatgttttttttcagaatttcataaaaaggaataattattattaataataattactaGGCGATCAATGAAATTAATCgaaaatttaatgaattaaaacCAAGATTTgcatgaatatttaaaaaaaaaacaatgaaaaggCACAAATGAGATGTAAAATATCTGAAAATAGTAATTAAGATTATGAAACATAATAAGACTTGAGTTACGCTGTTTGTTACATTTATTGGTGCTAACAAACAGTTTGGAATATGTTTATTGATACtgtaaataattcaaatagtAGAACCATTATAAAATGTGTGTCAAGCAGTCACGAATGTTGGGGATTGTTTGTACAATACATAATTTTGTGCTTCTGcatgttaaaatatttttttgcgaTCTAAATCAATTTTAGAGAAACGTTAATCAATGCTATAGTTGCTCAAAATAATTGATAATTCTTTCGAAATGTAAATTGTAACATTTACAATTACACcaattttcaaatcaaataaaaaatcaaataatcaaTGGAACAGTGCGATTTCAAAATTATGCTTACGTATTTGAAATTATGCTAACTTGAAGTTGGGACTTAcacagccaacaaaaaaaatagatgTGTTGATACTATAATTTAAAGTACAAAACCACAACTTATCGCTGCTGATTGTATGATTTGATGTTAAACCGATTGCGttacagaaaacaaaacaaaacatctccTTGAAGAAATACcactttcatttaaaataaaaaaagtatgaACTATCATGCCATAAAAGAAGCCAATGAAGAAATACTTCCAATATATAATAACGGTCCCCACTATCTCGTCTGATTCAGTAAGCCTCGTATTGAATTgatgagaaaagaaaaaaaaacttgttgcGGTGAATCTATTATCATACCCTATTGTTTATAATTGTGTTGTCTTTACATAACTCTCGAAAACATCAAAAGTTACTCACTTCAATAGGCTAATTGAGTGTAGTGACAATTCTACAATATATTACGATAGGAGGCTAGTTGAAAAATTGTTCTCCTATCTCACattacaaaaccacacatcaTCACTAATTTCCGGTTTGTTTGTCCAACTGTTTGCTTCTAGTTGTTTTCGTATGCGTGTTTATTGTAGCGCTATGATTGGTATGTTTATTATAACTTTGTGATCTAGCTTTGTTTTGTACTCTTCgtatttttttcatatgaTAATTTGTGTTACTATCGTTACTAGAGCTATCATTTTTGCTATCAACGTTACTACTAAAGCTACTGCTATTGTTTTTGCTATCACTATTCTGAATCaaagtttcattattattaGATTGGTGAATGGCTTTTGTGTTACTAAAAAACGGATTTTCAGAGGCGATGGGTAAGCTTGTTCCATTAGAACCAACGTCATGGTTTGTGCTAGAACAACTTTGCATTTCACTC
Proteins encoded:
- the LOC120955153 gene encoding SET domain-containing protein SmydA-8-like, yielding MANNFEDICEIRKSDQLGRFLVANRDIKPGELILAEDPIVVGPYWDADISCLGCLGPASRTCRVCLKGPLCRDCSRHDPVECSFYEQASKLNKNFLFDHFNIITPLRCLLLYRSDRDKYNEMMAMESHFESRRDTEIWHIHNQYVVEPMLNEKDFQQIDDLTVTGELLQRICGILDVNTFEIRGNMDSQGVQMNNLARGLYPKTSLMTHNCQTNTLIAVDGMSKLRLYSSIGIKAGELLYYNYTRVLFSTFERQTHLRKGKYFICNCARCSDPTELGTHLSSLKCTACDDGLCVFHTETPKWECLTCGHQLPREYVNQIMCEARDDISSCALDSRNLEKVIGKHSKTLNPHHSLVLEAKQSLAGELRNMCMSYDIHNVPRQALKRKLELCEEMLQILRVLDPGVSRLTGIALYEYHAALVDLSRRNHDIGEIKTPELLERLKLSEAALKEAIGMLVFEHRTTPEGQLTKKAMCELKELREYIQKVQAMEEDERTDRQVRGKCNINVGKCKK
- the LOC120955155 gene encoding uncharacterized protein LOC120955155; the protein is MQSSRLPYFVTLFIAVVLQYLPNEKSTSKRPLENVCDYDRNILCPECVSSGLECNKFDDLFTLQDDNVFNIINNIFNSHTTRIGTIVQENKLAVMKHLNRDNTIEKLLQEYCDAYSLTKQNCRWAQHDGSVDRAKEFITTSILDSARVEGCIFCPATNNRQSLQRFLSLFDSTDNELWNLLAVRTNVEPLLIKLLTVNYHDEPPLYVPKLLHTFGFSIIETYEGKTLEHYYDFPFVTRMRIAAELIRAAFKFTEGIHGFRVFLTDINPDNVVVNLKNDNKQVYVSIVDLDNVILLDSWAEVFLTKNTHHVHSKIECNGCFAYVQEDVCRYQNSDLNLFATCQLLLENLNGHYAKGLLHYDRDAEAFPVLGEASKMLQNLLSECVYCQPPDCQNRSHILKDMLHIIDQTIIQS